The nucleotide sequence GGCGGGCCCGGCCCGGTAGTGGTTAGCCGCCCCAGATATCAGCGATGACCGGGGCGTTCGCCGCGAAACCAGTCTTGGGCAAGCCGTACATCTGCTCCAGCGTGGAAAGCACGTTGTAGTGGCTGATGGTCTGGTTGTAGGTGCCCGGCCGTACGTGTGCGCCGTAGAACACCGTGGGAATCTGGTTGCGGCTGCCGCCGTCGTCCTCATCCCACGTCACGATCAGCAGGCTGTTGTTGGATCGGGCCCAGTTGGCGTACGGCGACAGTTGACGGTTCAACCACTCGTCAGCTGCCGCGATGGTGCCGTCGTGCATGTTGTTATCCCCGTTGGGGATGACGAAGGACACCGTGGGCAGCCTGGCGTAGTCCGCCGGCGTCGGAAACGCGGAGAAGGGCATCGACAGCGTGGCCGGAACATTGCTGAAGTTCACCCATGGCGCATGCTTGCGCCCGTACTTTCCGGCGCTGCAGACCGTCGAACCGACTTCGGGCAGGCTCTCGGCGAAACCGACGAACGTGTGGCCCGCGGCGAGCAACTCCGAAGCCAGGTTGGGCGTGCTGCCCGCATTGACCGGACACGTGTTCTTCTTCAAGCCGAAGGTGGTGCCGGCGAACAAGGCTAGGTAGTTGGGTTCGCTGGGGTGCGTTTCGGCGAAAGACTGCGACATCATCGCGCCATTGGCTGCCAGCGCATTGATGAACGGGGCCGCCTTGTTGCCAATGATGTTGGCCTGCGAATGGTTCTCCTCCACCACGACCACCACGTGTGAGAACGCCGGCAACGCAGTGGCGGTCAGGCCGATACGCGGGGGAACGTCGCTACCGTGGGCCGGTAGGGATACCGCCACCGCGCCGAGCACCGCCAGGGCTCGAAATGTACTGGTAAAACGCTGTTTCAGGCCACACACGCCCGGAGTATATGGGCGGCTCGGCCTCGGTGCCGCGAGGAGGGGGAGCGTGTCAGCGGCTTGAATCCGATTGTTATATAGGGTCACCCATATTGTTATATAGGGTCACCCATGTGGAAGTCCACGTCATTGATCACCCGCTGGCGGCGGCCCGCCTGACCGCCCTGCGTGACGAACGCACCGGAAACGCTGCCTTCCGCAAGGCCTTGCGTGAGCTGACACTGGTACTGGTCTATGAGGCGACCCGCGCAGCGCCCACCGAATCCGTCGCTATCCGTACACCGCTTGCGGCCACGACAGGCCTACGGCTGGCCAACCCCCCGCTTCTGGTTCCGGTGCTGCGCGCCGGACTGGGCATGGTCGACGAAGCGCATGCGGCGCTGCCGGAGGCGCGGGTCGGCTTTGTCGGTATCGCCCGCAATGAGCAGACCCACCAGCCCGTCCCATATCTCGAATCGCTGCCCGACGACTTGTCCGGGCTACCCGTAATGGTGCTGGACCCGATGCTGGCCACCGGCGGATCGATGACCTTTACCGTCGACTTGTTGTTGTCCCGCGGTGCGACGGACATCACGGTGCTGTGCGTGGTGGCGGCGCCGCAAGGCGTCGCGGCGCTCGAAAAGGCAGCACCGAACGCGCGGCTGTTCACGGTAGCCATCGATGACGGGCTCAACGAGGAGGCGTATATCGTGCCCGGGCTCGGCGATGCGGGCGACCGCCAATTCGGTCCGCGCTGAACTACCAACCGCTGACCGTGGAAGCCAGCTCACGGCGCAGCTCCTGGGCCCGTTGACGGGTGGCCGCCAAGTCGCCGGCTACTTCGCACCGGACTTCGATGTAGCACTTCAGTTTCGGTTCGGTGCCCGACGGCCGCACGACCACTCGCACCGAGGCGCGGTCGTCCCCGCCGGCGAAGATCAGCGCATCGGTGATGTCGGTCACGGTTGCGGTGAAACCGGCGAGCCGATCCGGCGGGGATTCACGCAGCCGACGCATCAGTGCCGCGGCCTGGTCGGCATCGGCAACCCGGCGCGCTACCGCGCCAACCTCGTGGACTCCGTACCGGTGGGCGAGGTCGTCGAGGACATCGGGAACCGATCGGCCCTGCCGCTCGAGGCTGGCCACCAGATCGCACGTCAAGACGGCGGCGCTGATGCCGTCTTTGTCCCGCACGGCGGTGGGGTCCACACAGTGCCCGATCGCCTCCTCGTAGGCGTACACCAGGGTGCCGGGCCGGTCGGCATCGGCGCGGGCCAGCCATTTGAAGCCGGTGAGGGTCTGCACGTGGACCACGCCGTAGTCCGCGGCGATAGCGGCCAGCATCCGCGACGAGAC is from Mycobacterium marinum and encodes:
- a CDS encoding alkaline phosphatase family protein: MCGLKQRFTSTFRALAVLGAVAVSLPAHGSDVPPRIGLTATALPAFSHVVVVVEENHSQANIIGNKAAPFINALAANGAMMSQSFAETHPSEPNYLALFAGTTFGLKKNTCPVNAGSTPNLASELLAAGHTFVGFAESLPEVGSTVCSAGKYGRKHAPWVNFSNVPATLSMPFSAFPTPADYARLPTVSFVIPNGDNNMHDGTIAAADEWLNRQLSPYANWARSNNSLLIVTWDEDDGGSRNQIPTVFYGAHVRPGTYNQTISHYNVLSTLEQMYGLPKTGFAANAPVIADIWGG
- the upp gene encoding uracil phosphoribosyltransferase; protein product: MEVHVIDHPLAAARLTALRDERTGNAAFRKALRELTLVLVYEATRAAPTESVAIRTPLAATTGLRLANPPLLVPVLRAGLGMVDEAHAALPEARVGFVGIARNEQTHQPVPYLESLPDDLSGLPVMVLDPMLATGGSMTFTVDLLLSRGATDITVLCVVAAPQGVAALEKAAPNARLFTVAIDDGLNEEAYIVPGLGDAGDRQFGPR